One window from the genome of Bufo bufo chromosome 4, aBufBuf1.1, whole genome shotgun sequence encodes:
- the NFKBIE gene encoding NF-kappa-B inhibitor epsilon, translating into MAQDWGAKKLGPPPEDVRYDSGLADSVQSLQEEAVLRLPSASDDGPPKSGAASRLPLGDAADKVSDVQDLERVDSTYGSVSLTESLPLTCLPPSGAPETGSQDTEQLDSLTYLSEEGDTLPAPLHLFSASDLVSFLLAGWPLDCGPHHLLHLFQLLALLPFDDLKISGKPVVTSA; encoded by the exons ATGGCGCAGGATTGGGGAGCCAAGAAGCTGGGCCCGCCCCCGGAGGACGTGCGCTATGACTCGGGGTTGGCGGACTCTGTGCAGTCCCTGCAGGAGGAGGCCGTGCTGAGACTCCCCTCGGCTTCTGACGACGGACCCCCAAAATCTGGTGCTGCCTCTCGGCTGCCCCTCGGCGACGCTGCGGACAAAGTCTCCGACGTCCAGGACCTGGAGCGGGTGGACTCCACCTATGGCTCCGTTTCCTTAACAGAGTCCCTGCCTCTGACATGCCTGCCCCCTAGTGGAGCCCCGGAGACTGGCAGCCAGGACACCGAGCAGCTGGACAGCCTGACCTACCTGTCCGAAGAGGGCGACAC TCTGCCTGCACCCCTCCATCTCTTCTCCGCCTCT GACTTGGTGAGTTTTTTACTAGCCGGGTGGCCCCTGGATTGTGGTCCTCACCaccttcttcatctctttcagctCCTCGCTCTTCTCCCCTTCGATGATCTGAAGATTTCCGGAAAACCAGTGGTGACGTCGGCCTGA